The Shewanella halotolerans region CTCCTTTGACATGGCTGGGGGAGTTGGGAATGACTGTCGTTGGCTCCCAGCCGCGGATCTCCTGCACCGAGAGTATGTCGACGCCATACTCCTCATCGGCCATGATGAAAGTAAGATACTGATCGCTGGCATCGTCTTTGGCGGTGAGTGTGATGCCTGCTTCGTCTGCCTGTGTCATGGATGAATCTCCCTTCTCATTTGGTTTTCTAGGCGGCGTGCTCTTGGGTGTTGTTGATGCCCGCGAGGCTGACTAACCCGGCAATGTCTATGATCAAGGCGACGGTGCCGTCGCCGAGTATGGTGGCTCCCGAGATACCGGCCACCTTGCTGTAGTTATCTTCCAGACTCTTGATCACCACCTGCTGCTGGGACAGTAGCTCGTCGACCAGGAGCCCCACCTTGTCGTTGTTGGCATCGACCACCATCACCAGGCCATCTTTAATCTGTTTGGCATCTGCTTCGTGATGGAATGCCTCATAGACCTTGAGCACAGGCAGGTATTCATCCCGCAGACGGATCACCTCATGTTCTTCACTCAGGCGATTGATATGGGCGGCGGGCACCTCGAGCGACTCGTGAATCGCCACCAGGGGCACCACATAGGTGTGCGTACCAATGCGTACCAACTGACCATCGAGTATCGCCAGGGTGAGTGGCAGGCGTATGGTAAAGCGACTGCCCTTGTCCTGGGTGGATTTCAGCTCTATGGTGCCGTTGAGTTCGTGGATATTTCTTAGCACTACATCCATGCCGACGCCGCGGCCGGAGAGGTCCGAGACCGTCTCTGCGGTAGAGAAGCCGGGTTTGAAGATCAGCTGGTGAATGGCCTCTTCGCTCAGCTCCTCGTCGCTGCCGACCAGTCCCTTGGCGCGTGCCTTATCGAGAATTTTCTGGGTGTTGAGCCCGGCGCCGTCATCGATGATCTCTATGATGATGTTACCGCCCTGATGGAAGGCATTGAGGGTGAGGGTGCCTGTTTCGGGTTTGCCCTTCTGACGGCGCACCTCTGGGGTCTCCAGACCGTGGTCGAGGGAGTTTCTCACTAGGTGCACCATAGGATCGACTATCTTCTCCATCACAGTCTTATCCAGCTCGGTATCCTCCCCTTTGAGGACCAGCTCTACTTGTTTGCCCAGTTGCTGGCCTATGTCCCGTACCAGACGGGGGAAGCGGTTGAAGGCGAAGCTGATGGGCAGCATACGGATCTGCATGACACTCTCCTGCAGATCCCGGGTGTGGCTGGCCAGCTGCTCCAGCCCCTGTTTCATGGTGATGAAGGACTCGGGCGTCATCTCCTCCTGCTGACCGATTTGGCCCAGCATGGCCTGGGTGATCACCAGCTCACCTACCATGTTGATCAGCAGATCTATCTTCTCTATGCTGACGCGAATGGAGCCAGCGTCCTGGGTCTTGTTGCTGACCACGCTGGGCCTGGTCTGGCTTGCGGGTTTTTCGGGCTGGATACTAGCCGGGGGAGTTGTTTGAGCATTGGTTTGAGCATTGGCCTGGGCACTGGTCTGAATATCGTTTTCTGCCGTCGCCTCTATCTCTTTCTCTGTCGCTATCTTGTTGGCCTCGATCGCCTTGGGCTGAGCCTGATAGTCAATGTCGCATTCATCCTCGACCCATTCGAAGGCTTCCTTGAGACGCGAAAGGGGTTGGTCTGTGGTGAGGGTGAGCGACCAGGCGAGGTAGCAGGCCTCGGGGTCATACTGAGTGAAGTCGGGGACCTCTTGAGGCAGCAGCTCGACACTGAGTTCGCCACACTGACCCAGCTCGTTGAACATCAGCAGGGGGTCGTTACCGTACCTGAGGATGTCCGTGCCCGCCTTGAAGCTGATCTGCCAGGTCGTCAGTTCTGGTGTCTCGGGTTCGCGCGAAGCCGTATCTTCTTGTGACTCGGCCTGGGATAGCTCGGCGGCAAACTTCTGCTCCAGATCGGCGAGCATGGGATCGTCGAAGGTTTGCTGATGCATGACTGCGTCGAGCATGTTGCGCAGCAGGTCGACCGACAGCAGGAGTATGTCCTGATGATGGCTGGTCATCTCGCGGCGGCCATCGCGGATCTCATCCAGCAGCGTCTCTAGCAGGTGGGTGTAGTTGGCGACCTGGTTAAAACCGAAGGTGCCGCTGCCCCCCTTGATGGAGTGGGCGGCGCGAAAGATGGTGTTGATCGCCTCGGGATCCGGCGCGGCGATATCGAGCTTAAGCAGCTCGGACTCCATGCTTTCCAAGCCCTCTAGGCTTTCTTCAAAGAAGACTTGGCTGAATTGACTCAGATCGATTTCCATATCCCACCATCCAGACTCAGATTAACGTAACACCTTGTTGACCGTGGCAAGCAGCTGGTCTGGGTTAAAGGGTTTGACTATCCAGCCGGTGGCTCCGGCCGAGCGTCCCTCCTGCTTCTTGTCGCTGCCCGATTCTGTGGTGAGCATCAGCAGAGGGGTGAACTTGTAGTTGGGCAGGCTGCGTAGATTACGGATTAGTGTGATGCCGTCCATCACTGGCATGTTGACGTCTGAGATCACCAGGTCATAGTCCTGGCTCTTCGCCTGGGTCAACGCTTCGTCACCGTTGCAGGCTTCGGTCACGTCGAATCCCGCTGTCTTGAGGGTAAAGCCCACCATCTGACGCATGGAGGCTGAATCATCCACTGCGAGTATCTTCTTCATTCCTGAATTCTCTCCTGAGCAAGCACAAAGATCTGTGTCGCGTCGAGCCCCAACTCGGCCAAGGTATGTTCGACCTCCTCTGCGGGCGGTGTCCACTCGATGGCATGGTGGTGCGTCTGGCAATAGTGATGCAAAAAGTAGAGCAGCTGCGCACCTGAGGTATCGACCCGGGTCAACTGGCTGGCGTCGATACACAAGGCGTCAGACGCTGTGAGTTGTTCGGCAATATCGTGATGGACCTGCTGGATGTTACGAATCGTCAGCTCGGACGCTAAGCGAATCGGACTCTGGGTCATCGGGGGGCTCCTCTACAATCCCTGTCAATAAGACTCCACTAGGATCAAAAGATAGACGGTAAATAAGAGGCTTGCCTGAAAAATAACAGTTTTTTAACTAAATAGGCTCCCGAGTGAGGAGCCAGTGATGTGTGATGAAAGCAAATTTGACCAGTGATTCTTGCTATTCACCATAGTGAGTCGCCAGGGCGATCACATCATGAATGAGGTTCTTGTTGCGGATCTGCGGCAGCTGTCGCGGATCCAGGCTGGTGGGCTTAACCGTGGCCACCCGGGTGCCGTCGGGGGAGATGAGCACCATGGAGGCGCTGTGATCCACCTGATAGTTTTCGCCTTCGCCTACCATGGTATAGACGAAGCCCAGCTCCCGGGTCAGCGGCAGTAACTGGCTATGGGGGGCCGTGACCGCAACGAAGTTAGGATTGAAGAAGTTGATGTAATCCTTGAGTTTGGCCTGAGTATCCCGGGCCGGATCGACCGACAGAAACACCACCTGTAGATCTACTACGCCTTCCAGCTGTTGATAGGCCGCCGCCAGCTTGCCCAGTGTGGTGGGGCAGACATCCGGGCAGGAGGTGTAACCGACGAAGAACAGGCTCCACTTGTCTTTTAGCCTGGCGTTGGTGAAGGCCTTGCCGTTCTGATCTGTCAGCTCGAAGGGGGACAGAGGTCGCTGCTGGGGATAACGATAGCTGGTGAGCAGCTCAGGCGGCGTCGCTTGACCCGTGAAGTTAACCGCCGCGATCGCCCCCAGGCCGCTGAAGATGAGTAAAGTTAGGACTATCCATAGCGGTTTCATTGCGTTAGCTCCAGAGGTAGTGGTCGACCAGGAGCAGCAAGAAGAGCAGCATCAGATGGTAGATGGAGAAGCGAAACACCTGCATCGCCAGGCCCGGCTTGTCTCGATACTTGAGCTGCCAGGCCTTATAGATGAAGCCACAACTCAACAGGGTCGACCCCATCAGATAGAGGGGGCCGCACATGCCAACCAACACTGGGTAGAGGCAGGCCAGCGCCAGTAATACCGTATAGAGCATGATGCAGGTCTTGGTAAACTCGACGCCGTGGGTGACGGGCAGCATGGGCACATCGACCTTGGCATATTCGGCGCGCCTGTGGATCGCCAGCGCCCAGAAGTGGGGCGGGGTCCAGGCGAAGATGATGATCACCAGCAGCAAGGCATGGCCGTGAAACTCGCCGGTGATCGCCGTCCAACCCAGCAGGGGGGGCATGGCGCCGGCCAGACCGCCGACGACGATATTCTGCGGTGTCGCGCGCTTGAGATAGGCGGTATAGATCACCGCGTAGCCGATGAGGCTGGCGAAGGTGAGCCAGGCGGTTAGCGGGTTGACGGCCCAGTAGAGCAGCGCAAAGCCGAGAATCGCCATGGCGGTGGCAAAGGTGAGCGCCTTGGTGATAGAGACCCGGCCTTTGGGGAGCGGACGGTTATAGGTGCGGGCCATCAGGCCGTCGATGCGGCGGTCGATCAGATGGTTATAGGCGGCAGCGGCCCCCGCCATCATGCCTATGCCCACCAGGCCGGCGATCAGTGGCTGAACCGGTACCGCGCCTGGCACCGCCAGACACATGCCGACCAACACGGTCAGCAGCATCAGGGCAACCACCCTAGGCTTAGTCATCTCGAGGTAGGCGCGCCAGGGTAGCGGGGTGGCGACAGGCTTAGTGATTGTCATAGGTTTGGCCATGGCGATGCCTCCTTATGCCTTACGCCACAGGGCGTAGTTGATGAAGACCAAGGTGAGTAACAGGAGTGCGGCGCCCGCGTTATGGGACACGGCGATCCCTAGGGGAAGGTGCAGTACTACGTTGCTGATCCCTAGGGCTATCTGTAGGCACAATAACCCCAGGAGGACCCAGGCGCTGCGTCTCAGCAGCTGAGAGTGTGAGAATTTGATCATGCGATACACCAGCCAGAGCAGGGCGGTCGCCGTGATGATGGCGCCGAACCTGTGCGCCACATGAATTGTCATGCGGGAGGAGTAATCCAGTATGCCGAACTCGTAGCTACCTTCCGTCTTGTGCAGGGGATAGAAGGCGTGCAGCGGGTCTAGGTTGCTTACCCAGTCTCCTTCGCAGATGGGCAGTGTGGTGCAGGCCAGCGCCGCATAGTTAGAGGAGGTCCAGCCGCCCAGGATGATCTGCAGTACGAGTAGGCAAAGGCAGAAGAGGGCGTAGGGTGCCAGTTTTCGCAGCCTTGGCTCGCCGCCGGGTAGGCGTAGCGGCTTGGTTCTGAGATAGAGGAGCCACAATAAGGAGATCAGGGTAAAGCCGCCTATCAGGTGAGACATCACCACCACGGGCATGAGTTTCATGGTGACAGTCCACATCCCCAGCGCCGCCTGGAACAGGATCAGCAGGGCGATAAAGCTCGGCAGCTTCTTGGGGGCGTCGGGCTGCCTGAAGCTGATAAAGAGGATTAAGGCGACCAGCAGGCCCAGGGTGCCGGCAATATATCTATGGATCATCTCCAGCCAAGCCTTCTCAGGTTCTACCGTGTGTTCGGGAAAGCTGTCCTGTGCCTTGGCCAGCTCATGGCTCTGGGTAGGCACCTTGATCATGCCATAGCAGCCGGGCCAGTCGGGGCAGCCAAGGCCGGCGTCAGACAGTCGGGTGTAGGCGCCCATCAGGATAACGCACAGGGTAAAAACCAGGGTGAGTTTGAGTAGGGATGTCATCTGCATTAGCCGACCCTCGACAGTTTAAGCATCTTTCTTAAGTCGGCGATCATCGCCTTACCCAGCATCAGCTGGGCCTGCTCATCTTCAACCTGGGCATAGCGCATCACCAGGGAGCCCAGGGGATCCACTATGATGATCTCTTCCCGAGTTAGCATCTGGCTGAGCGCCTCGGTAGCCTGGGCTGTGGTGAAGCTGAACTCACTCTCCTGCAGCGCGGCGAGATCGCTTTCTGCCTGCAGCAGTATGATGGGGTTGACCCTGTGTTGGTCCCGTCCCAGGGCGATCTGGCTCTGATGCAGTATGTAGAGTCGGTTCATGCAGGCCTGATCACATTGGGTCGGCAACAGGTAGATCATCTGCCAGTGCTTGGGCATGGGGTTGGCCATCGCCAAGCGGGCGTAGTTGGTATCGGGCGGCAGGAGTTCGCCCTTGTTGGTGACGCCACCATGGTAGAGATTCAGACTCAGCACCAGCTTTGCCACCGCAACGGGCAAGACAAATACCAGTAGCAAGATCAGTAGGGGTTTTGCGCCTCGGCTCTTTGGGGATCTCATCTTAATCCTCTGTTGATTATTTTATGGGTTAGCGCGTGCCAGACACCGAAAAATATCAACTCCCCGAGACGGCTAGGAAGTGACCATTTACCTGGGTGAGCCCCCGTTAATTTGGGGTGCCTATTGTTTAACCTACAGGGTCAGCTGGTTTTGCGCAACAAGTTACGGCACTCATTTGTTTTTTCTGGATTTTTCATTTTTCCTCTTAAATATCAGAAGGTAAGTCATAAGCATCAGAAATACGGTCGCCATGGAAAACCACTGTAGTGCATAGCCCTGATGCTTCTGGGCACTCATGGGGATCGGCTGCCAGGGATGGGGTAGCGCGCTGCCCGGAATCGTCTCGGGTTGGAGTATGGCGGGGGCGAGCGGCAGCCCAAGTGTTTGCGATAACTCAGGCAGGTTAAGGTTCTGGATCCGCATGGGGGAGCCCGTTTCGGCCATCAGATGCTGACTCAAGGGGTTGCTGGCTCGCTGATAGACGCGACCGCTCAGTGTTTCCTCTCGGCTTAGTTTGGTTAATTGGGGCAGTTTCTGTCTGTCCAGGCCGCTGTCGATAAAGCCAAGCTCGACCAGCAGCAAGGGAGTATCGGCCTCGATCTCGGTCTCGACACGCATCACCTGATAGGCAAGATAACCGACGCGGCCCTCATATACCTGGTTGTCTAGCAGTATGATGGGGGCATCCACAGGTGTCGCCTTGACCTCCAGACGGTAGCCGGTGAGGGACCCGCGCTCGGCTAAGACGAGCAGACTCTGATAATCCAGCGGCGCGGCGGCCTGCTTGAGGGTGAGCGCCTGTTGCAGCGCCTGCTTCTCGGCGGCCCTGTCTAACTGCCACAGTCCCAGCTTGACCAGAATGGTGAATACCAGCAAAGTAACTAAAACGAGAAAAATCGTGCCACCGCGAACCGTGGGAGCCTTCATGAGCGAAATACTGCTATTTAAGATCGTCTTAGTACTGCTATTGGTCTTCATTATCTTTAATCTTGGCCGGGCCTTATTTGTTTTGGTGAAGGGAGAAGGCAAGGCGCCCATGAGTCAGTATCTGGGGCGACGTGTGCTCTTCTCTGTGCTGGTGGTGATCCTGTTGTTGGTTGCTCTGGGACTGGGGGTCATCACTCCCAATCCCAGACCCTATTAGTCTCTCGATTCGTCGCTAAAGCACATAGACGAATACGAACAGGCAGAGCCAGACCACATCCACAAAGTGCCAATACCAACTGCCCGCCTGGAAGGCGAAATGCTTATCCGGCGTGAAATGCCCCCTCAGTACCCGCAAGAAGAGCACGAACAGAAAGATAGTCCCCAGGGTCACGTGCATGCCGTGAAATCCGGTGAGCAGGAAGAAGGTATTACCATAAACGCCAGAGGAGAGAGTCAGCCCCATCTCCTGATAGGCGTGGGCATACTCTTTTGCCTGGAGGAAGAGGAAGGCAAGACCTAAGAGTATGGTGATGCCTAGCCAGAGGGTGAGCGCGGTGCGTTTGCTCTTCTCCAGGCTCACATGGGCGAAATGCAGAGTTACCGACGAGGTCAGCAGTATGATGGTGTTGTAAAGGGGCAGACCCGTCCAGCCCATGGCCTCCGTCTTGGTGCCGTCCGGTGTGGTGACCAGAGGCCAGACCGCCTGGAAATTGGGCCAGAGCACTTCGTGGGTCATGGCATTGTTCGAGGCGCCACCGAGCCAGGGCACGGCAATGGTTCGGGCATAGAGCAGGGCACCGAAGAAGGCGGCAAAGAACATCACCTCGGAAAAGATAAACCAGCTCATTCCTTGGCGGAAGGAGCGATCCATCTGTTTAGAGTAGAGGCCAGACATGGACTCGCCGATCACTGTCCTGAACCAGCCGAAGACCATGTAGAGGATGACGGCGATCCCGGCTGTAAGGATATAACCGCCGCTAGTCTGCTCCGTCTGTAACTGCTGTACATAACTGCCGGCGCCATAGGCGATGAGGAAGAGGCCGAAGGCACCTATGATGGGCCAGGCACTCTGGGCGGGGACATAGTAGTGTTCATGTTTGCTTGTCATTTCGAAGCTCCTTGCTCAACATCATCTACGTACCCCTTGTCGGTGATGTTGTATAGCGTATAAGAGAGAGTCAGTGTCGAGATCTGCTCGGGCAGCTCGGTATCGACATAGAAGATCAAAGGTAATTGCGCATCGGCATTGGCATCGAGTTTTTGCTGGTTAAAGCAGAAGCACTCTGTCTTGTGGAAATAGGCCGCGCCCTGTCCCGGAGAGACAGAGGGAATAGCCTGTCCGACAATCTGCTGCGCCGAGAGATTTTTGGCGTGAAACTGAGTACGAATCACCTCACCCGGATGCACCTGAATGCGTTTCATCTCAGGGGCGAAGACCCAAGGCATATCTTTCTGGGTCTGTGCCATAAATTCGACCGATACGGTGCGGCTGGTGTCTATGGTCACCGCCTTATATTCGGCGGCGGTCGATTGCGTCTTACCATTGATGCCTAATTTTTCACATAGCACATCGTATAGAGGCACCAAGGCGAATCCGAAGCCGAACATGCCCACGCAACCTAATAGCAGCAGGCCGATCAGCTTACGGTTGGAGTACGCCTTAGTGTCCGTCATGCTATTTCACCTCAGGTGGTGTCGAGAATGAGTGGTAGGGGGCCGGACTCGGCAATGTCCACTCCAGTCCCTCGGCGCCATCCCAAGGCTTGCTGGGTGCTGGCTCGCCGCCGCGGATGCACTTGATCACCACCACCAGGAAGATCAGCTGAGACAGGCCGAAGGCGAAGCCGCCGATAGAGACAATCTGGTTGACGTCGGCAAACTGAATCGAGTAGTCCGGAATACGTCGCGGCATGCCCGCCAGCCCTAGGAAGTGCATGGGGAAGAAGAGCACGTTCACAGAGATCACCGAGCACCAGAAATGCAGCTTGCCGAGCTTCTCGCTGTACATATGCCCGGTCCACTTAGGCAGCCAATAGTAGGCCGCCGCTATGATGGAGAAGATAGCCCCCGAGACCAGCACATAGTGGAAGTGGGCCACGACGAAGTAGGTGTCGTGATACTGGAAGTCCACCGGCGTGATGGCCAGCATCAGACCGGAGAAGCCGCCTATGGTGAAGAGTATGATAAAGGCCAGTGCAAACAGCATGGGCGTCTCGAAGGTGAGCGAGCCGCGCCAGAGAGTGGCGACCCAGTTAAATACCTTCACCCCGGTCGGCACGGCGATCAACATGGTGCAGTACATGAAGAAGAGCTCGGCGAACACAGGCATACCTGTGGTAAACATGTGGTGCGCCCAGACCAGGAAGGAGAGGATCGCGATACTGGCGGTGGCATACACCATGGAGGAGTAGCCGAACAGCTTCTTGCGGCTGAAGGCCGGTACTATGGCGGAGATGATGCCGAAGGACGGCAAGATCATGATGTAGACCTCGGGATGGCCGAAGAACCAGAAGATATGCTGGAACATCACAGGGTCACCACCACCGGCGGCGTCGAAGAAGCTGGTGCCGAAGAACTTGTCGGTCAGTACCATGGTCACTGTACCGGCGAGTACCGGCATCACGGCGATCAACAAGAAGGCGGTGATCAGCCAGGTCCAGACGAACAGTGGCAGCTTCATCCAGCTCATGCCCGGAGCGCGCATGTTGACTATGGTCACGATCACGTTGATGGCACCCATGATGGAGCTGATACCCATGATGTGCACCGAGAAGACAAACAGCGCCGTGCTATCCGGGCTATAGGCCGTCGACAGCGGGGCGTAGAAGGTCCAACCAAAGTTAGGCCCGCCGCCCTCCATAAACAGCGAGCTGAGCAGGATCGCAAAGGCGAAGGGCAAGATCCAGAAACTCCAGTTGTTCATCCGCGGCAGGGCCATATCCGGCGCGCCTATCATCATAGGGATTAGCCAGTTGGCGAGGCCGGTAAAGGCTGGCATCACGGCGCCAAACACCATGATGAGGCCGTGAACTGTGGTCATCTGGTTGAAGAAGTTGGGCTCCACCAGTTGCAGACCCGGCTGGAACAGCTCGGCGCGGATCACCATGGCCATGGCGCCGCCGGTTAAGAACATGATGAAACTGAACCAGAGATACAGGGTGCCTATGTCTTTATGGTTGGTGGTAAACAGCCAACGCTTTATGCCCGTCGGGTGCTCCTCGTGGTGGGTCGAATGTTCGCCAATATGAGTGGCATCCATATCTGCTTCACGCGTTATTGCATTCATAATGCCTCCCTATTGACCCTGTTGATTGACGTCTGTTGCCTGAACCATGTCGCCTGTGTTGTTACCCCAGGCGTTGCGCTCATAGGTGATCACCGAGGCGAGTTCCTGTGGCGTTAACTGGCTGGCGAAGGCCTGCATGGCGGTGCCAGGCTTACCGTGAAGCACTATGTCTAGGTGATTCTCAACTGGCCCTGTGGCGATGGCGCTGCCTTTGAGTGCCGGGAAGGCGCCGGGTAATCCCATGCCTGTGGCCTGATGACAGGCGGCGCAGTGGCCGAGATAAACCTGCTCTCCCTTGGCCATCAGCTCATCCATGGTCAGATCGTCTAACACAGGTGCTTGAGATTCCTCGGCGACGGAGTTTGCTGCCGCACTGGATTCGGCCGTCGGGGTAGGTATAGATTGAACCGCTTCGGCAGCTGCATCTGCTCCTGTGTTAGCGCCGCTCGATGCGCCTGAGTTTGCCTGGTTGACATCGGCTGCCTGCACCGTATCGCCCGTGTCGTTACCCCAGGCATTACGCTCGAAGGTGACCACTGCGGCTATTTCTGTAGCGGTGAGCTGCTGGGCGAAGGCCTGCATCGCTGTGCCGGAGCGGCCATGTAGCACCACATCCAGGTGATCGGCGACAGGGCCCTTGATGATTGGGCTGCCTATGAGTGACGGGAAGACGCCAGGTAAACCGGCACCATTTGGCTGGTGGCAGGCGGCGCAGCGCGCCATATAGACCTGTTCGCCCTGAGTCATCAGCTCTTCTTTCGACAGGGTCTTCGACAAGGCTGCCTGCGCCTCGGCGGCGGCAGCGCTGGCCTGTGCCTCCTGCTCGACAATCCAGTTGTCGAAATCGGCTTCGGAAAGTACTTGCACCACGATTGGCATGAAGCCGTGATCCTTGCCGCAAAGTTCGGCGCACTGGCCACGGTAGATGCCTGGCTTGTCGATGCGGGTCCAGGCCTCGTTGATGAAGCCTGGGTTAGCGTCTTTCTTCACCGCGAAGGCCGGTACCCACCAGGAGTGGATCACATCCTCCGAGGTCATCAGGAAGCGGATCTTACGATTGACCGGCAGCACCAGTGGCTTGTCGACCTCCAGCAGATAGTGTTCGCCTTTGGTCTCCTTACCTTCTATCTGTTCTCTGGGGGTCGCCAGTAGGCTGTAGTAGCTGATGTCTTGGTCAAAATAGCTGTAGTGCCATTTCCATTGGGAACCTGTGATCTTGATGGTGAGATCGGCATTGCTGGGATCTTCCATGGCGATGAGGGTCTTGGTGGCCGGGATGGCCATGAGGATCAAGATGACAAAGGGAACGAGCGTCCAAGCGATCTCTACCTTAGTGCTCTCATGAAAGTTTGCCGCGACGGCACCCTTGGAGCGCCTATGGTTGATGATGGCGTAGATCATCACCCCAAAGACGACTAGGCCTATGGCACAGCAGATATAGAGAATCGTCATATGAAGGCTAAACACCTTATTGCTGATCTCTGTGACCCCTGATGTCATGTTCAGGGGCATATCTGCTGCGAGTATGGTGGGCGTAAATAGCAACGCCAGCAAACAACACAACACTTGCTTCACTAGACTTCTCCTCTGTCAATTGCGAAGGCAACTACAAAGAAGAGCCACACAGTATGTCTCGGCTCTATGCAAACTCTTCAGTTCCCAAAAAAGCAACGATGACTTCAAAGTGCGTCGGTGGTGAATCTCTTGTTCTGCTGGTGGTGACCACGCTTGCACTTACGGCTGAATATATCAGACCAATTTCAGCTTCCGTAGGCGAGGTAGTACAGGTTCATTTTCGCCGCTCAAGCCGACAACCAAATTGTGCGATATAACAAATAATCGTTGATATCTCTTACTAACTTAATGGCTGTTTAAATATTGATCAAGATCACTTTTATTTTATTTTTCTAAACAAAACAGACACAAAAACGCCCCTGGCGGGGCGTCTGTATGGAAAGGTAAAGCGCGGAATATCAATGCAGCGAACTGAACAGACTCAAGGTCTGGCCGCCGAGATCCTCTTGGGGAAAAGGGTTGGCAGGTAAGTGACCATTCGCATCTTCGATTACCACCCCCAGGGCGCGGGTATTCTTGGCAACTATCTGTAGGCGACGACTGTCACGGGCATCCAGGGTTTGTGCCCAGCAGATCACCGCACTGGATGTACCACTTGTGAGGGCTTTTTCCATCGCCCACAGGGTTTCGACCTCATCCTTGGTGTGTACCAAGAGGATGCGATCCATACGCACACCGCCGTCGGCCAGCATCTGCTTGTAGCCTATATTAGGTGGGCTGATTAACACCACCCATTGTCCCTGCTGACTGAGTCGAGCCAGTTCCGGGGTGAGGGCCTGCAG contains the following coding sequences:
- the ctaD gene encoding cytochrome c oxidase subunit I — encoded protein: MNAITREADMDATHIGEHSTHHEEHPTGIKRWLFTTNHKDIGTLYLWFSFIMFLTGGAMAMVIRAELFQPGLQLVEPNFFNQMTTVHGLIMVFGAVMPAFTGLANWLIPMMIGAPDMALPRMNNWSFWILPFAFAILLSSLFMEGGGPNFGWTFYAPLSTAYSPDSTALFVFSVHIMGISSIMGAINVIVTIVNMRAPGMSWMKLPLFVWTWLITAFLLIAVMPVLAGTVTMVLTDKFFGTSFFDAAGGGDPVMFQHIFWFFGHPEVYIMILPSFGIISAIVPAFSRKKLFGYSSMVYATASIAILSFLVWAHHMFTTGMPVFAELFFMYCTMLIAVPTGVKVFNWVATLWRGSLTFETPMLFALAFIILFTIGGFSGLMLAITPVDFQYHDTYFVVAHFHYVLVSGAIFSIIAAAYYWLPKWTGHMYSEKLGKLHFWCSVISVNVLFFPMHFLGLAGMPRRIPDYSIQFADVNQIVSIGGFAFGLSQLIFLVVVIKCIRGGEPAPSKPWDGAEGLEWTLPSPAPYHSFSTPPEVK
- the coxB gene encoding cytochrome c oxidase subunit II, with the protein product MKQVLCCLLALLFTPTILAADMPLNMTSGVTEISNKVFSLHMTILYICCAIGLVVFGVMIYAIINHRRSKGAVAANFHESTKVEIAWTLVPFVILILMAIPATKTLIAMEDPSNADLTIKITGSQWKWHYSYFDQDISYYSLLATPREQIEGKETKGEHYLLEVDKPLVLPVNRKIRFLMTSEDVIHSWWVPAFAVKKDANPGFINEAWTRIDKPGIYRGQCAELCGKDHGFMPIVVQVLSEADFDNWIVEQEAQASAAAAEAQAALSKTLSKEELMTQGEQVYMARCAACHQPNGAGLPGVFPSLIGSPIIKGPVADHLDVVLHGRSGTAMQAFAQQLTATEIAAVVTFERNAWGNDTGDTVQAADVNQANSGASSGANTGADAAAEAVQSIPTPTAESSAAANSVAEESQAPVLDDLTMDELMAKGEQVYLGHCAACHQATGMGLPGAFPALKGSAIATGPVENHLDIVLHGKPGTAMQAFASQLTPQELASVITYERNAWGNNTGDMVQATDVNQQGQ
- a CDS encoding cell division inhibitor SulA; protein product: MNNLMGMAPRHPGLWVDLDSSLKRGDGNTISTTASSTQGKQELQALTPELARLSQQGQWVVLISPPNIGYKQMLADGGVRMDRILLVHTKDEVETLWAMEKALTSGTSSAVICWAQTLDARDSRRLQIVAKNTRALGVVIEDANGHLPANPFPQEDLGGQTLSLFSSLH